A single Microbacterium sulfonylureivorans DNA region contains:
- a CDS encoding RNA polymerase sigma factor, with product MGELPHGAHHPSAEDVAIDELTIDTGVAAALRRLSPRDARLLALVALEGYSATEAAGALGISPETARTRLHRVRAHVKRSLGHDTLDSYLTKEAT from the coding sequence TTGGGCGAGCTTCCGCACGGCGCCCACCACCCGTCCGCCGAGGACGTCGCCATCGATGAGCTCACCATCGACACCGGCGTTGCAGCCGCACTGCGCAGGTTGTCCCCGCGAGACGCCCGACTGCTCGCGCTGGTGGCCCTGGAGGGCTATTCGGCGACAGAAGCCGCCGGTGCGTTGGGGATCTCTCCCGAAACTGCTCGCACCAGGCTGCACCGGGTTAGAGCGCACGTGAAACGCAGTCTCGGACACGACACGCTCGACAGCTACCTCACCAAGGAGGCGACATGA
- a CDS encoding cytoplasmic protein: MVEDDPVTTNPAHYRIIFENEFVRVLEYRDEPGDSTTPHVHPNSVMVTLSDFQRRLRTESGEREVDMHANEAAWLPAQRHAGANIGRSGTHAIFVELKGEAAGVADSRVLGPSS; the protein is encoded by the coding sequence ATGGTCGAGGACGATCCGGTGACGACTAACCCGGCCCACTACCGCATCATCTTTGAGAACGAATTCGTGCGCGTTCTGGAGTACCGCGACGAGCCTGGCGACAGTACGACGCCGCACGTGCACCCGAACAGCGTGATGGTGACACTCAGCGATTTCCAGCGCCGGCTCCGCACCGAGTCGGGCGAGCGGGAAGTCGACATGCACGCCAACGAAGCAGCGTGGCTCCCGGCGCAGCGGCACGCGGGGGCGAACATCGGCCGATCAGGGACGCACGCCATCTTCGTCGAACTCAAAGGGGAGGCAGCCGGAGTCGCCGATTCCCGAGTGCTCGGCCCCAGCAGCTGA